The following coding sequences are from one Aethina tumida isolate Nest 87 chromosome 2, icAetTumi1.1, whole genome shotgun sequence window:
- the LOC109604996 gene encoding LIM/homeobox protein LMX-1.2 has product MAGGLGPLCGMCCRPINDRFLLRIMDASYHEQCVQCCACGDRLHHTCFVRDCKLYCRIDYDRLFVKKCLGCSERVSPEELVMRASDNIFHLRCFVCVVCGIRLQKGDLYVIKQGQLFCRIDYEKEVEMLQGLGYGEFICDDLLTSNRSHDGRRGPKRPRTILTTQQRRAFKASFEVSPKPCRKVRETLAKDTGLSVRIVQVWFQNQRAKMKKMQKKARQDNKATKDPESDEKKLNVKEEDPSPRSTPFFNDSCSDTETVTGEDGIIQTSNDRHFISIKEERENDNPFFKANNNLPLHTFPGVDITKRRDDHFMGIAFPSALDSGQSQFFLNPPVAHQNPPQTAPGLNPIDRLYSMQNSYFCGEEQMEQ; this is encoded by the exons CTGGCGGCCTGGGTCCTTTGTGCGGTATGTGTTGCAGGCCCATCAACGATCGATTCCTTCTAAGGATAATGGACGCGTCTTACCACGAACAGTGTGTGCAGTGTTGCGCGTGTGGCGACCGCCTCCACCACACTTGTTTCGTCAGGGACTGCAAACTTTACTGCAGGATCGACTACGACAG GTTGTTTGTCAAGAAATGTCTGGGCTGTTCCGAAAGGGTTAGTCCGGAGGAGCTCGTGATGAGGGCGAgcgacaatatttttcacctCAGGTGTTTCGTTTGCGTCGTTTGCGGCATCCGGTTGCAAAAGGGTGACCTGTACGTCATCAAGCAGGGCCAGCTATTCTGTCGCATCGACTACGAGAAGGAAGTGGAGATGTTGCAGGGACTGGGGTACG GTGAATTCATCTGTGACGATCTGCTGACGTCCAACAGATCGCACGACGGACGGCGCGGTCCGAAGAGGCCCAGGACGATCTTGACGACGCAGCAGAGACGCGCCTTCAAAGCGTCGTTTGAAGTGAGCCCGAAACCGTGCCGTAAAGTTCGCGAAACTCTCGCCAAAGATACGGGCCTGAGCGTGCGAATAGTTCAA GTTTGGTTCCAAAACCAGCGTGccaaaatgaagaaaatgcaAAAGAAAGCGAGACAGGATAACAAAGCGACCAAGGATCCGGAAAGTGATGAAAAGAAATTGAACGTAAAGGAGGAGGATCCAA GTCCCAGATCCACACCGTTCTTCAACGACAGCTGCAGCGACACCGAAACCGTTACGGGAGAAGACGGGATCATACAAACCTCCAATGACCGACACTTCATCAGCATCAAAGAGGAGCGGGAGAACGACAACCCTTTTTTCAAAGCCAACAACAACCTACCCCTGCACACATTCCCAG GTGTTGACATCACTAAAAGACGAGACGACCATTTTATGGGAATTGCGTTCCCTTCTGCCCTAGACTCGGGCCAGTCGCAGTTCTTTCTGAATCCCCCAGTGGCCCATCAGAATCCCCCGCAAACTGCTCCCGGTTTGAACCCAATTGACCGGCTTTATTCGATGCAAAACTCCTATTTTTGTGGCGAGGAACAAATGGAACAATGA